The sequence GGTTTCCAGTGTGTCACCATTACAATAAATGGAGTTTCTTAAGTTTTCGGCCATCCAATATTGACCTCCGATTTTGACTACTTCATAGACATTCCCTTCCGCATCAGTGACATTGGGGATGTCCCCGCCGTCCGCTATTTCAATGTACCTTTCGTAATATTCAAATGGGCCAATGATAAGTTCGACAAAACTTACCACGCCTTGAATTTCGGTCAGCTTCAGCTGATAGTGATAGTGGCTATGTTCTGCAATGTCCAGCTGGGCTTTTAGCGCTTGGCCGTTGAAGACTTCATAGATGGTAAGGAGCGGACTCAGCCCGCTTTTCGCATAAATGTACAATACCTTGCCATTGCTTCCGGGAATGAGTTCATTGACTTGGTTTAGGTTGGCGGAGGACGCAAATTCCTTTTCTACACTGACCAGCCCATATTCAGTTGTTCCATGCAATGTATGGTCGATCCTATTGGCATCCAGGCTGAATTCTCCCTCTATTACGAAAGGAAGAAAATATTCAAAATCCCCGCCTTCCACTTCACTGAAAATGGTATAATCACCATAAGGCAATTCGATTTGGTATGGATACGAAAAATCGTTGGGATCGTACTCCAGCGTGTATTCCTGTCCGGTGGCCTTGTTGGTAATGAGCAGCGTGGCGGATTCGGCGAAGATATGCTTCCATTCTGATTCGGCGGCTGTTCGGCCGTTTGGGGACATATTCCCAAAGTGCTCAAAAGTGACTTTGGAAAAGCTCACCGTGCCCATTTTGGGTTCTTCGATGCTTTCCTGCACGCAGCCTGATAGGAAAAGATATATAAGCAGCAGGTAGGAGTAAGTGGCTTTATTCATGACAAAGTAGGTTTTGAGTTTCTTGAAAAATAATTAGGTTAAAGTTACTCATTTTAGAATCTTTAATCATTAAAGAGGTTTTTAATGTATATAAAATACTTAAATTAATGTTTATTTATGTTATAATCGTAAAGATTTGCGTTAACTGCTTTTTCATCAGTGTGTTGGGGGGATGAGTGGGTAATAAATGTATGTTGGGGCTGTGAATGACCATTTTTGTAACGAAAAGGGTATGAATCAGCGGCAATTTTGATATCTTGATCCTGATATGAAAAAAAGACCCAGCACGATAACCGACATTGCCAAAGCCTTAAATATTGCCGCTTCTACCGTATCCCGTGCCTTGCACGACAGTCCGTCTATCAGTAAAGGGACCAAACAAGCGGTCATGAAAATGGCCAAGCAAATGGATTACCAACCTAACATGTTGGCGGTTAGCTTGCTGAGTAAAAGGACCAAGACCATCGGGGTGATCGTCCCTGAAATTACCAGTTACTTTTTTTCGACCGTAATCAGTGGCGTGCAGGATATGGTCAATGAGGCGGGCTATAAGCTGGTAATCTGTCAGTCCAATGAATCCTTTGAAGAGGAGCAGAAGCTGATGGAGACCCTTGCATTGAACAGGGTGGATGGTTTTTTGATTTCTCCAGCTTCCAAAACCATGAAATTTGCCCATCTTGAACGGCTGAGGGCTTCGGGTATTCCCATCGTGGTTTTTGACAGGGATTGTCCAGGGTTTGATGCTGACAGGGTGTTGGTGGATGATTTTGACGGGGCCTTCCAAGCGGTAGAATACTTGATCAAGACGGGGTGCCGACGTATTGCTCACATTGCAGGCCCTAAAAACCTTACGACCTGCCAACACCGGATGGAAGGATATACCAAGGCCTTGCAGCAGCACCATATTCCAATGGAAGATAGCTTGATCGAATGGGTGG comes from Echinicola vietnamensis DSM 17526 and encodes:
- a CDS encoding fibrobacter succinogenes major paralogous domain-containing protein — encoded protein: MNKATYSYLLLIYLFLSGCVQESIEEPKMGTVSFSKVTFEHFGNMSPNGRTAAESEWKHIFAESATLLITNKATGQEYTLEYDPNDFSYPYQIELPYGDYTIFSEVEGGDFEYFLPFVIEGEFSLDANRIDHTLHGTTEYGLVSVEKEFASSANLNQVNELIPGSNGKVLYIYAKSGLSPLLTIYEVFNGQALKAQLDIAEHSHYHYQLKLTEIQGVVSFVELIIGPFEYYERYIEIADGGDIPNVTDAEGNVYEVVKIGGQYWMAENLRNSIYCNGDTLETFPYPKILSENPDEGYTTFPMAVIKQRPETGKDIYYYNYEAVTSDENICPCDWHVSTDADWMTLERHLGISERSLLSTSRGADVLAGERLKDANLNEHFPELELREISSRTGFNASPSSYMEVDSPTDDIRTFYLDDFFAYWWANSPEKPLFRAVDFKGLNYYGYGYGKYKIIRSMHRHTISYFPVRCVKNQ
- a CDS encoding LacI family DNA-binding transcriptional regulator — its product is MKKRPSTITDIAKALNIAASTVSRALHDSPSISKGTKQAVMKMAKQMDYQPNMLAVSLLSKRTKTIGVIVPEITSYFFSTVISGVQDMVNEAGYKLVICQSNESFEEEQKLMETLALNRVDGFLISPASKTMKFAHLERLRASGIPIVVFDRDCPGFDADRVLVDDFDGAFQAVEYLIKTGCRRIAHIAGPKNLTTCQHRMEGYTKALQQHHIPMEDSLIEWVDGFTSEDGEEATRKLLDQSPLPDAIFAINDAVAIGAMAIIRERGLRMPEDISVVGFDDEPYSKYFHPSLTSVWQPVYELGMLSSRILMNHLAADQEIDQYRYELLKPELIVRNSSRPL